A region of the Nitrospirota bacterium genome:
CTCGTCATCAATGGGTTGTTTTTCACGGCTTATGCATTGATCAGTCGGCATGCGGCTCGCGATCTGGCTCCGACCGGCGAAGACCTGCGTGGTATCGGCAAGGCCGTCAAAGACCACATTGTCCTGCGGCATCCCCAAGGTGAGGAGGCCAAGCGGTACAACGTGCTGCAAAAACTCGCCTATGTCGTGATTCTGTTCGTGGTGGCGCCGTTGATCGTGCTGACGGGCCTTGCGATGTCGCCGACGATCGATGCGGCGGTCCCCTGGCTGCTCACGATATTCGGCGGGCGGCAGGCGGCGAGGACGATCCATTTCGTTGCCTGTTTTTCATTCGTCGCTTTTATTATCGTCCACGTAGCGGAAGTCTTCTTGACAGGGTTCTTTAATAACATGCGGTCGATGGTGACGGGATGGTTTGTCGTGAAGCACGAGCGTGAAGGAGCGAGCCATGAAGCCTAGCAGGATGTTCAAAGCAGCCGCCAGCGTCGTTCTCGCATCGTTCAGACCCTCAACGTACCCCAGAGGGTACGCCTCCGGGTCTTCACTCGCTGCGGCCTTGCTGGACTGCTGCTTTGAACATTC
Encoded here:
- a CDS encoding cytochrome b/b6 domain-containing protein, whose translation is MKADQFPSTDQSDSVDLTANQDDALAARPASSPAIERVYRHRLPVRISHWLNVPILIILIMSGLQIFNAHPALYWGDRSDRDRPLISIRPEKTESGEMRGITTILGYKFDTTGVLGYSDGKRRAFPAWATIPSAKILAMGRQWHLFFAWLLVINGLFFTAYALISRHAARDLAPTGEDLRGIGKAVKDHIVLRHPQGEEAKRYNVLQKLAYVVILFVVAPLIVLTGLAMSPTIDAAVPWLLTIFGGRQAARTIHFVACFSFVAFIIVHVAEVFLTGFFNNMRSMVTGWFVVKHEREGASHEA